One window of the Perca fluviatilis chromosome 5, GENO_Pfluv_1.0, whole genome shotgun sequence genome contains the following:
- the mapk13 gene encoding mitogen-activated protein kinase 13 encodes MEARAHFSREEINSTVWEVPEKYTRLKQIGTGAYGSVCSAINEKTKEKVAIKKLHRPFQSEIFAKRAYRELRLLKHMKHENVIGLLDVFSPASSLEEMQDFYLVMPYMFTDLSKVRGHLTEDKVQFLVYQMLCGLRYIHKAGIIHRDLKPGNLAVNQDCELKILDFGLARSTDAEMTGYVVTRWYRAPEVILNWMHYTQTVDIWSVGCIMAEMINGKTLFKGRDYMDQLTQIMKVTGVPGAEFIQKLDSPEAKTYVKALPRYPRKDFSTLFPRASAMGIDLLEKMLVLDGDERPTAELALEHPYFDSLRDPDDLPKPAPYDDSHDNATLSLDEWKRLCFREVNSFVPFPRRDSKRKNTLTISP; translated from the exons ATGGAGGCTCGGGCACATTTCTCCCGTGAGGAAATTAACAGCACGGTGTGGGAAGTCCCGGAGAAATACACACGGCTCAAACAGATAGGGACCGGGGCGTATGGCTCTGTATG CTCAGCAATAAATGAGAAGACTAAAGAGAAAGTGGCCATCAAGAAGCTCCACAGGCCCTTCCAGTCAGAGATCTTTGCTAAGAGGGCCTACCGAGAGCTCCGACTGCTCAAACACATGAAGCATGAAAAT GTGATAGGACTTCTTGATGTGTTTTCACCTGCCTCAAGCCTTGAAGAAATGCAGGACTT cTACCTGGTGATGCCTTACATGTTTACTGACCTGTCGAAAGTGCGAGGTCATCTCACAGAAGACAAAGTCCAGTTTCTCGTCTACCAGATGCTCTGTGGACTCAGG TACATTCACAAGGCTGGAATCATCCATAGG GATCTTAAGCCTGGAAACTTGGCTGTAAACCAAGACTGTGAACTGAAG ATCCTGGACTTTGGGTTGGCTCGCAGTACTGATGCTGAGATGACAGGCTACGTGGTGACACGTTGGTACCGGGCACCTGAGGTCATTCTGAACTGGATGCACTACACCCAGACTG tggACATCTGGTCTGTGGGTTGTATCATGGCAGAAATGATCAATGGAAAAACCCTTTTCAAAGGAAGAGACT ACATGGACCAGCTGACTCAGATCATGAAAGTGACTGGAGTACCTGGAGCAGAGTTCATACAGAAGCTGGACAGTCCAGAG GCCAAAACGTATGTTAAGGCCCTTCCTCGCTATCCCAGAAAAGACTTCTCAACATTGTTCCCCAGAGCCAGTGCAATGG GTATCGACCTGCTGGAGAAGATGCTGGTTCTGGACGGAGACGAGAGACCCACAGCCGAACTAGCTCTGGAGCACCCATATTTTGACAGCCTCAGGGACCCAGACGACTTACCTAAACCTGCGCCATATGATGACAGCCATGACAACGCCACATTGTCCCTGGATGAGTGGAAGC GGTTATGCTTCagagaggtgaacagctttgtGCCATTCCCACGGCGGGACTCCAAGAGAAAAAACACGCTGACTATATCTCCGTGA